A genomic stretch from Shewanella woodyi ATCC 51908 includes:
- a CDS encoding HlyD family type I secretion periplasmic adaptor subunit, translating to MSKKLTTHDLEMIDDVYGAMMTDAPSSHRLIIWTLVALATCFLIWAFFAELDQVTTGMGKVIPSSQVQIIQSLDGGIMQELYVQEGMIVTKGQALVRIDDTRFRSDFAQQEQEVYSLQANVKRLETELNSIVITDMAADWREQVRITKLPLQFSAELAELEPELIERQKDEYSGRLDSLSNQLEILARQIQQRQQETQELASKIRTLTKSYQLVSRELSLTRPLADKGIVPEVELLKLERTVNDIQGELATLRLLRPKVKASQDEAILKRREAVFAFSTETRTQLSDLQTKLSRMSEAQVGAQDKVNKAEIVSPVNGTIKSIYINTLGGVVQPGIDILEIVPSEDQLLIETKITPKDIAFLHPGLPAVVKVTAYDFTRYGGLNGTVEHISADTSQDEEGNSFYLVKVRTELSSLTRDDGTEMPIIPGMLTSVDVITGQRSILEYILNPILRAKDTALRER from the coding sequence ATGAGTAAAAAACTAACCACTCATGATCTTGAGATGATCGATGATGTTTATGGTGCCATGATGACAGATGCACCAAGCAGTCATAGGTTAATCATCTGGACACTAGTGGCTTTAGCCACATGCTTTTTAATTTGGGCTTTTTTTGCAGAACTTGACCAAGTAACAACTGGCATGGGGAAAGTGATCCCCTCATCTCAAGTCCAGATAATTCAAAGCCTGGATGGCGGCATCATGCAGGAGCTATATGTTCAGGAAGGGATGATAGTTACTAAAGGGCAAGCCTTAGTTCGTATTGACGATACTCGCTTTCGTTCCGACTTTGCTCAGCAAGAGCAAGAGGTCTATAGCCTACAAGCCAACGTAAAACGGTTAGAGACAGAGTTAAATAGTATTGTCATCACCGATATGGCAGCTGATTGGCGCGAACAAGTAAGGATCACTAAGTTACCACTGCAGTTTTCTGCAGAGTTAGCAGAGTTGGAGCCTGAGCTAATCGAACGTCAAAAAGATGAATACTCAGGCCGATTAGACAGCCTAAGCAATCAGTTAGAGATCTTAGCCAGACAGATACAGCAAAGGCAGCAAGAGACACAAGAGTTAGCTTCAAAAATACGTACTCTAACCAAAAGTTACCAATTAGTCTCTCGAGAGCTGTCGCTAACAAGGCCTCTGGCGGATAAAGGCATTGTGCCTGAAGTTGAACTGCTAAAACTCGAACGTACGGTAAATGACATACAAGGTGAGTTAGCCACCCTAAGGCTTCTGCGTCCTAAGGTAAAAGCCTCTCAAGATGAAGCTATTTTAAAGCGACGCGAAGCAGTATTTGCCTTTTCAACTGAAACGCGAACTCAACTGAGCGATCTACAAACTAAACTATCACGCATGAGCGAAGCGCAGGTTGGTGCTCAAGATAAAGTGAATAAGGCGGAGATTGTATCGCCAGTAAACGGGACAATAAAAAGCATTTATATCAATACATTGGGTGGGGTTGTTCAACCTGGCATTGATATTTTAGAAATTGTTCCGTCAGAAGACCAACTGCTTATTGAAACTAAGATAACACCTAAAGATATTGCGTTTTTACACCCTGGTCTTCCAGCCGTAGTCAAAGTCACAGCATATGACTTTACTCGCTACGGAGGGTTGAACGGGACTGTGGAGCACATAAGTGCTGACACATCACAAGATGAGGAGGGGAACAGCTTCTATCTTGTCAAGGTTCGTACTGAACTTTCAAGCTTAACAAGGGACGATGGCACAGAGATGCCGATAATACCAGGGATGTTGACTTCAGTTGATGTTATTACTGGGCAGAGATCCATTCTAGAGTACATACTTAATCCAATTTTAAGGGCAAAAGATACAGCGCTCCGAGAGCGTTAA